In Fibrobacter sp. UWH4, a single genomic region encodes these proteins:
- a CDS encoding glycoside hydrolase family 9 protein — protein sequence MPIKKSLVAAMFVAMSAVSVMAAAGQEQPTPYDLIRPVWPLTWDTTVFNHYDTTVTMKHNMVPKNRTPASYVPNALIPDTLNQAYLDAINYRMSPIRINQAGYLPSDPEKQFYYVGTATTFEVVDVDGNSLSPAVTGTLSSSGVQTSSDWTIIAGTNAATNDQKRYQLDITGQSGIIQIGHIPGNVPTDTRLRIKVGNDISSTFIVSEKVYSMVRSAALKFYGINRSGYGDSWFHPASHTLDGAGELVQDPEGGSLTFLDMSQAGTLEGGYYDCGDHLKESQTQMYAFMVAAVLAATNPDADEDNYAFNHGETVNTDGIPDMLREAKHGADFVLRSYVRAKGVIDDMVLSVGSFGKDHGWWGRPENQDKLPTDGSAAATGRGGPTTRILRQGEIGANIGGETAAGLAILGKMYAEYDKPFADSCLMVAEKMYDFAKSLAQGKSSYDGGKPFVNNTKAAGWSSPAYNGNNEFYDDLALASVALLYATGKKEYADDMIRTRNLVAGQEYMDGAGAFAGGWFVTNDKGFLKNVKNTSWANVYAYATYALYKLILADKNKAITEYGLTETEWLNAVEDCITSMILNLEDMSGNGTGSIALPGIPNNQGPAWKLRGALTYDPTWYTMMTDQTWIYNRYQAGNIFEVLAYADVAKDIEKQGIVLPIMGTPDWKADEMHQLGINQLNYMLGVNPWDVSFILGIGDKNDAHPHHRAANPEGKNTPGAGYKYNPPVGALFGGVTPGTTNSWVPDNKSWEDYHLSETCIDAAATIVSSGMLAAAKFDRTAAPGVTVEIRHVSMDSAIVMVKLSTRGTARLYYGTDEASLNTAAFPDDSTSGVQHEIILRGLQNGTTYYFYAAGLNAYNPENFTFKYMVDSTETPFSFTTLNTVESAQITNPTVCNMFGDSAEIMWYTPNGEYESKVYWDTVPHATAAEYAFNSGAGNADVSGIPTKFHYVKIGGLKEKTTYYYMVESNGQFANTNDKTGELLKFTTPVGWYDFSVRAYQYEFGGLDFLDLNIYNNEARPFDSLTLRMYFTAKPEEVEKCATLIDIDICQAYDEAGFNKPCETGEEIRYLMRHALPQRLDDTYDAATGKYSYYFPVPLGSTTIKSSSRVRLDFGFSSGLSNDGYQTCETLRQLAKKRMTKETGDWSWAPHEFLKDGADYVGMPFEDKDYGDIDNEIPINPYIVVYRKDEFIWGYSPSYQEMTQKKAHYEMDVTLDAPFNVSDGSYVEIDQTSSTVYVKGYAHVSEQGYITRIWANGTEIETIVNRIGDEIFLISKDSEVIAHYNVTSGGGEIDSTGLWTLNIPVKMKIGSNKIDLTIFAGANPDCAECAENGGCAFINRTYYVQFTRGNLTQSSLTIKDEAGNPVASPADPANTRFNIFLTDKDKAGTSAPIEVLVVNGKKQDTLKVKLVEDAANPGSFKSSSLISAVSVPKEGRLGNQISFFAGDTIQVIYIDPDDEEDISKQSFFAESKYPEPQKVLAQDTDCDNVADKLLVEFTNELDADYSFDSIRVFLPGMSDTATLKVDQAAALNQSVVTLDLPASLGIQATASPSGTATVYLKAEGATNAERVAIGDGILPQLLSVTILENPNHESEQDTLMVAFTEPVLLSSLNNWFLQVVGVTGAAINVVGKATTSNDGKSWLYVITGNTDGQMLPVGGTVVVQPNSVSDKTLNLLDPANTCNTVKIVETPKPVPVTLAEMRDFEGDGYPDELYMKFAKKLRDKDMLDSFVVEWGLKGEVLSFLPESWTHTLEFGEHAESVLAEDSSVVTVMVPDTVSIITIKMTPSNTFAKGSTVGPYDGYGHVTPRLGPEGGFFDKYYPVVDKCPPIILSALWQGYDVGDDAQGSKDYVTLTFSEPLDTMPGHPYVVERNREGKKGTFFSPLQNPNLSLSYSSRSTSARLGFRHKYDEAIWIADSVRLISDAEMSYFKDLAGQYAGDQNPWVPVTGSVSKIKFTISTPEGVAKGRKLDEVYYGGSPLLANENFRLTGINKNGETVVIAAGQHKLHDVFSAPIKDYKHAGPVFMIEVALPDVRDSTDLGEAKRNYDIKLELDIFSNMGAYVNNMSYRFTSAAVMDFISASSTLTLYLEWCAPEDYPASADGKKIGTGPYIAKFNTEAKSPYLASTEESADGATKYRTETLKDNDTFTKTFGFRRAKK from the coding sequence GTGCCTATTAAAAAGAGTCTTGTCGCTGCGATGTTTGTCGCGATGTCTGCCGTATCCGTTATGGCGGCAGCGGGTCAGGAACAACCCACGCCTTATGACCTGATTCGTCCGGTGTGGCCCCTCACCTGGGATACGACTGTCTTTAATCATTATGACACGACGGTCACCATGAAACACAATATGGTGCCTAAGAACCGTACCCCGGCCTCTTATGTGCCGAATGCCCTTATTCCCGATACGCTGAACCAGGCGTACCTCGATGCAATCAACTATCGCATGTCGCCGATCCGTATCAACCAGGCCGGTTACTTGCCGAGCGACCCCGAAAAGCAGTTCTACTATGTGGGAACGGCGACCACTTTCGAAGTGGTCGATGTCGACGGCAATTCCTTGAGCCCAGCGGTGACGGGTACGCTCTCCAGTAGCGGTGTGCAGACTTCTTCGGACTGGACGATTATCGCCGGTACCAATGCGGCAACTAACGACCAGAAGCGTTACCAGCTCGACATCACGGGGCAGTCCGGCATTATCCAGATCGGTCATATTCCGGGCAATGTCCCGACGGACACCCGTTTGCGTATCAAGGTCGGGAACGATATCTCGAGCACCTTTATCGTGAGCGAAAAGGTGTATTCCATGGTGCGTAGCGCCGCCCTCAAGTTCTACGGCATCAACCGTAGCGGTTACGGCGATTCCTGGTTCCACCCGGCTAGCCATACCTTGGATGGTGCTGGCGAACTGGTGCAGGACCCCGAAGGTGGTTCGCTGACTTTCCTTGATATGTCGCAGGCGGGAACGCTGGAAGGTGGCTACTATGACTGCGGTGACCACCTGAAGGAATCCCAGACGCAGATGTATGCCTTTATGGTGGCGGCGGTTCTTGCTGCAACGAATCCCGACGCCGACGAAGACAACTATGCTTTTAACCATGGCGAAACGGTGAATACCGACGGTATCCCGGATATGTTGCGCGAAGCAAAGCATGGTGCAGACTTTGTGTTGCGTTCCTATGTGCGTGCAAAGGGCGTGATTGACGACATGGTGCTGTCTGTTGGTAGTTTCGGCAAGGACCATGGTTGGTGGGGCAGACCTGAAAACCAGGACAAACTCCCGACGGACGGTTCCGCTGCCGCAACGGGCCGTGGCGGTCCTACGACGCGTATCCTGAGACAAGGTGAAATCGGTGCGAATATCGGTGGCGAAACGGCTGCCGGCCTTGCGATTTTGGGCAAGATGTATGCTGAATACGACAAGCCCTTCGCGGACAGCTGCTTGATGGTTGCCGAAAAGATGTATGACTTTGCAAAGTCCCTTGCCCAGGGCAAGTCCAGTTACGACGGTGGCAAGCCTTTTGTGAACAACACCAAGGCTGCCGGTTGGTCTTCTCCGGCTTACAACGGTAACAACGAATTCTACGATGACCTTGCTCTCGCTTCTGTGGCACTTCTCTATGCGACCGGCAAGAAGGAATATGCCGACGACATGATCCGCACCCGTAACTTGGTGGCTGGCCAGGAATATATGGACGGTGCGGGCGCCTTTGCTGGCGGTTGGTTTGTGACCAACGACAAGGGCTTCCTGAAGAACGTGAAGAACACGAGCTGGGCGAATGTTTATGCCTATGCGACCTATGCTCTTTACAAGCTGATCCTGGCTGACAAGAACAAGGCCATAACCGAGTATGGACTTACCGAAACGGAATGGCTCAATGCAGTGGAAGACTGTATTACGAGCATGATCCTGAACCTGGAAGACATGTCTGGAAATGGAACGGGCTCCATTGCATTGCCGGGCATTCCCAATAACCAGGGACCGGCTTGGAAGTTGAGAGGTGCCTTGACTTACGATCCGACTTGGTACACGATGATGACGGACCAAACCTGGATTTACAACCGTTACCAGGCAGGCAACATCTTCGAAGTTCTTGCGTACGCCGATGTGGCGAAGGATATCGAAAAGCAGGGAATCGTTCTCCCGATTATGGGAACTCCTGACTGGAAGGCCGACGAAATGCATCAGCTGGGTATCAACCAGTTGAACTACATGCTGGGCGTGAACCCGTGGGACGTGTCCTTTATCTTGGGTATCGGCGACAAGAACGATGCCCACCCGCACCACCGTGCTGCAAACCCCGAAGGTAAGAATACGCCGGGTGCCGGTTACAAGTATAATCCGCCGGTGGGAGCCCTTTTCGGTGGCGTGACTCCGGGTACGACTAATTCCTGGGTTCCCGACAACAAGAGCTGGGAAGACTATCACCTGTCCGAAACCTGTATCGATGCCGCGGCTACGATTGTGAGTTCGGGCATGCTTGCCGCCGCCAAGTTTGACCGCACGGCAGCCCCGGGGGTGACGGTGGAAATCCGCCACGTGAGCATGGACTCCGCAATCGTGATGGTGAAACTCTCGACCCGTGGAACGGCAAGGCTTTATTACGGTACCGACGAGGCCTCGTTGAATACGGCGGCCTTCCCGGATGATTCCACCTCGGGCGTGCAGCACGAAATTATCCTGCGCGGCCTCCAGAACGGTACGACCTACTACTTCTATGCTGCAGGCCTGAATGCCTACAATCCGGAAAACTTTACCTTCAAGTACATGGTCGATTCCACGGAAACTCCGTTCAGCTTTACGACGCTCAATACGGTGGAAAGCGCACAGATTACGAACCCGACGGTCTGTAACATGTTTGGTGACAGCGCCGAAATCATGTGGTACACGCCGAATGGCGAATATGAATCCAAGGTGTACTGGGATACCGTTCCGCATGCGACTGCCGCCGAATACGCTTTCAATAGCGGTGCGGGCAACGCCGATGTATCGGGCATTCCGACCAAGTTCCACTATGTGAAGATTGGCGGCCTTAAGGAAAAGACGACTTACTATTACATGGTTGAAAGTAACGGCCAGTTTGCGAATACCAACGACAAGACGGGTGAACTGCTCAAGTTTACGACACCGGTGGGCTGGTACGACTTTAGCGTGCGCGCATACCAGTATGAATTTGGTGGTCTGGACTTCCTCGATTTGAATATCTACAATAACGAGGCAAGACCCTTCGACAGTTTGACCTTGCGCATGTACTTTACTGCAAAACCGGAAGAAGTTGAAAAGTGCGCGACCTTGATTGATATCGATATCTGCCAGGCCTACGATGAAGCTGGCTTTAACAAGCCTTGCGAAACGGGTGAAGAAATCCGTTACCTGATGCGCCATGCATTGCCGCAACGCCTGGATGACACTTACGATGCAGCAACGGGTAAGTATTCTTACTATTTCCCTGTTCCGCTGGGATCGACAACGATCAAGTCTTCGTCTCGCGTGCGTCTCGACTTTGGTTTCTCGTCGGGTCTTTCGAACGATGGCTATCAGACTTGCGAAACCCTGCGTCAGCTCGCCAAGAAGCGCATGACCAAGGAAACGGGAGACTGGTCCTGGGCTCCGCATGAGTTCCTGAAGGACGGTGCCGACTATGTGGGTATGCCTTTTGAAGACAAGGATTACGGCGATATCGATAACGAAATCCCCATTAACCCCTATATCGTTGTTTACCGTAAAGACGAATTCATTTGGGGCTATAGCCCCTCTTACCAGGAAATGACGCAGAAGAAGGCTCACTACGAAATGGATGTGACCCTGGACGCTCCGTTCAATGTTTCCGACGGTTCCTATGTGGAAATCGACCAGACGAGCAGCACCGTGTACGTGAAGGGTTATGCCCACGTTTCCGAGCAGGGCTACATTACCCGTATCTGGGCGAACGGTACTGAAATTGAAACGATTGTCAACAGGATTGGTGATGAAATCTTCCTGATCTCGAAGGACAGCGAAGTGATTGCTCACTACAATGTCACGAGCGGCGGCGGTGAGATTGACTCGACCGGCCTCTGGACGCTGAATATTCCTGTCAAGATGAAGATTGGTAGCAACAAGATTGACCTCACGATTTTTGCGGGCGCCAATCCGGATTGTGCCGAATGTGCCGAAAACGGCGGTTGCGCCTTTATCAACCGTACCTACTACGTGCAGTTCACTCGCGGTAACCTGACGCAGTCCTCGCTGACGATCAAGGACGAAGCCGGTAATCCGGTGGCATCTCCTGCCGATCCGGCGAATACCCGCTTCAATATCTTCTTGACCGACAAGGACAAGGCGGGAACTTCCGCTCCGATCGAAGTGCTTGTCGTCAACGGAAAGAAGCAGGATACCCTGAAGGTCAAGCTGGTGGAAGATGCCGCCAACCCGGGCTCGTTCAAGAGTTCCTCCTTGATTTCTGCAGTGTCCGTTCCGAAGGAAGGCCGTCTGGGCAATCAGATTTCCTTCTTTGCGGGCGATACGATTCAGGTAATCTACATTGACCCCGACGACGAAGAAGATATTTCGAAGCAGAGCTTCTTTGCGGAATCCAAGTACCCCGAACCGCAGAAGGTTCTGGCTCAGGATACCGACTGCGACAATGTCGCCGACAAGCTTCTCGTTGAATTCACGAACGAACTGGATGCGGATTACAGCTTCGACAGTATCCGCGTGTTCCTGCCGGGCATGTCCGATACGGCTACCCTTAAGGTGGATCAGGCCGCGGCGCTGAACCAGTCGGTGGTGACGCTTGACCTGCCTGCCTCGCTTGGAATCCAGGCGACTGCATCTCCGTCGGGAACGGCGACGGTTTACCTGAAGGCCGAAGGGGCGACGAACGCCGAACGCGTGGCGATTGGCGACGGCATCCTTCCGCAGCTCTTGAGCGTGACGATTCTTGAAAACCCGAATCATGAATCCGAACAGGATACCTTGATGGTCGCCTTCACCGAACCGGTGCTGCTTTCTTCGCTGAACAACTGGTTCCTGCAAGTGGTCGGCGTGACGGGTGCCGCAATCAATGTGGTGGGCAAGGCGACGACCAGTAACGATGGCAAGAGCTGGCTCTATGTGATTACGGGCAATACCGACGGACAGATGCTGCCGGTTGGCGGTACGGTGGTCGTGCAGCCGAATTCCGTTTCGGACAAGACGCTGAACCTGCTCGATCCTGCGAATACCTGCAATACGGTGAAGATCGTGGAAACTCCGAAGCCGGTGCCGGTGACGCTTGCCGAAATGCGTGACTTCGAAGGTGACGGTTATCCCGATGAACTGTACATGAAGTTCGCGAAGAAACTCCGCGACAAGGACATGCTTGACAGCTTCGTGGTGGAATGGGGCCTGAAGGGCGAAGTTCTTAGTTTCTTGCCCGAAAGCTGGACGCATACATTGGAATTTGGCGAACATGCCGAAAGCGTTTTGGCCGAGGATTCTTCGGTCGTTACGGTGATGGTCCCCGATACCGTCTCGATTATCACGATCAAGATGACTCCCTCGAACACCTTTGCGAAGGGCTCTACGGTTGGTCCTTACGACGGTTACGGACATGTGACTCCGCGTCTTGGCCCCGAAGGCGGCTTCTTCGACAAGTATTACCCTGTGGTCGACAAGTGTCCTCCGATTATCCTGTCTGCGCTGTGGCAGGGCTACGACGTGGGTGATGACGCCCAGGGCTCCAAGGACTACGTGACCCTCACGTTCTCGGAACCGCTGGATACGATGCCGGGTCACCCCTATGTGGTGGAACGCAACCGTGAAGGAAAGAAGGGAACGTTCTTCAGTCCTCTGCAGAATCCGAACCTCTCGCTCAGCTATTCTTCTCGCTCGACGTCGGCACGCCTTGGTTTCAGGCACAAGTATGACGAAGCGATTTGGATCGCAGACTCGGTGCGTCTGATTTCGGATGCCGAAATGAGCTACTTCAAGGATCTCGCCGGACAGTATGCGGGTGATCAGAATCCGTGGGTGCCGGTAACCGGATCCGTGTCCAAGATCAAGTTCACGATCTCGACTCCGGAAGGCGTTGCCAAGGGTCGTAAGCTCGATGAAGTCTACTATGGAGGCTCCCCGCTGCTTGCTAACGAAAACTTCCGCTTGACCGGAATCAACAAGAACGGTGAAACGGTCGTGATCGCGGCTGGCCAGCATAAGCTGCACGATGTCTTCAGTGCTCCGATCAAGGATTACAAGCATGCCGGTCCTGTATTCATGATCGAGGTGGCTCTGCCCGATGTGCGCGACAGTACGGACCTGGGCGAAGCGAAGCGCAATTACGACATCAAGCTCGAACTGGATATCTTCAGCAATATGGGCGCCTACGTGAACAACATGAGCTACAGGTTCACCTCGGCGGCCGTGATGGACTTCATTTCGGCAAGCAGCACCTTGACCTTGTATCTGGAATGGTGCGCCCCGGAAGACTACCCGGCCAGCGCCGATGGCAAGAAGATCGGAACCGGTCCTTACATCGCGAAGTTCAATACCGAAGCGAAGAGCCCCTACCTGGCCTCGACCGAAGAAAGTGCTGACGGCGCGACCAAGTACAGGACCGAAACGCTCAAGGATAACGATACGTTTACCAAGACGTTCGGCTTCAGAAGAGCGAAGAAGTAA